The Arachis ipaensis cultivar K30076 chromosome B07, Araip1.1, whole genome shotgun sequence genome includes a window with the following:
- the LOC107610163 gene encoding uncharacterized protein LOC107610163 isoform X1, whose translation MEGGESSGAKAPCVRKALDDHRAEKLARETLEGNWKTVTEMYEKFPGAHTQRISDDDGNTALHVAVDLDNEEVVMKLVKEIIKYEEGIEVEKKALELKNKNGDTALHIAASRGFTNICRCVIGESEKRKHLLRLENKKGETPFFLAALNWHKHCFAYLSFVLGKLIKENDVDIFILMTRGSQTDKKERKGESILHCAINRECFDLAFILAHEYAFLTRYAHNGSTPLHLLAKRPSAFQSTTKLSHCKQLLYHVIPVDAKKEKEKCNDEIKWPPLSNNSKKKEGNESQRDEHDEENASKYLEKLGIDQFFPPNYNTILEFIKSVYVHSFLIRLVHGFKEVRGTKQKHVWCDILLTELMGENAYDAFTGKGGDQPHRSISYKDDANWGFDLTEDLYNDDDLESAIRRLKEAASSSNKQEKNTFLSPSGTTRAPTDQKDDSKEGITKSGDLILKCCDCVVSNVKNVEDCERIMKPMLPQLLMKCGCGRTDCKRNIAAAIAVADHTTEDTSDDNDSEKETPYLLAAKNGIIELVTKIREKIPSAIHSTNAKNQNVLLVAVKNRQPEVVLKLKKTTKIQVWNNLVIGVDDDENTLLHLAAEGLKGDKSWQIAGSALQMMWDIKWYEYIKTIVPTHCHFRSNKDSKTAAQIFNKSHEVLIQEASQWLKDTSESCSVVAALVAGVSFATASNVPGGYDNGQAPLEGQPAFEVFAMASLVGLCFSVTGLIMFLSILTSRKVAKDFRRSLPLKLLAGLSSLFVSIITMFVSFCSGHFFLVNHKYKSILFPLYAATSIPVAFYAFAQFPLYLDLLTAILTTIPTTSDVGEIL comes from the exons ATGGAAGGAGGAGAGAGTAGCGGTGCAAAAGCCCCATGTGTTCGCAAAGCACTTGATGATCATAGAGCTGAGAAACTGGCTCGGGAGACATTGGAAGGCAATTGGAAGACGGTTACGGAGATGTACGAAAAATTTCCGGGGGCTCACACGCAAAGGATCAGCGACGATGACGGCAACACGGCCTTGCACGTGGCCGTCGACTTGGACAATGAAGAAGTAGTGATGAAGCTGGTGAAAGAAATAATCAAGTATGAAGAAGGAATAGAAGTAGAGAAGAAAGCCCTAGAATTGAAGAATAAAAATGGGGACACAGCTCTGCACATTGCAGCATCAAGGGGTTTTACAAACATATGCAG GTGCGTCATTGGGGAGAGTGAGAAGAGGAAGCATTTGTTGAGATTGGAGAACAAGAAAGGGGAGACGCCTTTCTTTCTAGCTGCACTCAACTGGCACAAACACTGCTTTGCTTACCTCTCTTTTGTGCTCGGAAAACTCATCAAGGAAAACGATGTTGATATTTTTATCCTCATGACTCGCGGCTCCCAAACAGACAAAAAAGAACGAAAAGGAGAGAGCATTCTTCACTGTGCCATCAACAGAGAATGTTTCG ATTTGGCTTTCATATTAGCCCATGAGTATGCTTTCCTTACTAGGTATGCCCATAATGGAAGCACTCCACTCCATCTTCTTGCCAAAAGACCCTCAGCCTTCCAAAGTACAACCAAACTTTCACACTGCAAGCAACTGCTCTATCACG TTATACCTGTAGATGCtaagaaggaaaaggaaaaatgCAACGACGAGATTAAATGGCCTCCATTATCTAACAACTCAAAGAAAAAAG AGGGAAACGAGTCACAAAGGGATGAACATGACGAAGAAAACGCATCCAAGTACTTAGAAAAACTTGGAATTGATCAATTTTTTCCACCAAATTATAATACCATCCTAGAATTCATCAAATCGGTATACGTGCATTCTTTCCTTATCCGTTTGGTACACG GGTTCAAGGAGGTAAGAGGAACAAAGCAGAAGCACGTATGGTGTGATATACTCCTGACTGAACTCATGGGGGAAAACGCTTACGACGCATTCACCGGCAAGGGGGGAGATCAACCTCATCGCTCTATCTCTTATAAGGATGATGCAAATTGGGGATTTGACCTTACTGAAGATCTGTACAATGATGACGATTTAGAGTCGG CTATTCGCCGATTAAAAGAGGCTGCTTCAAGTTCGAACAAACAggaaaaaaatacatttttaagTCCAAGTGGTACAACAAGAGCTCCAACTGATCAAAAGGATGACTCAAAGGAGGGAATAACTAAATCTGGCGACTTGATTTTAAAATGTTGTGATTGCGTTGTGTCTAATGTGAAGAATGTAGAAGATTGTGAAAGAATTATGAAGCCAATGCTGCCACAATTATTGATGAAATGTGGCTGCGGTAGAACCGATTGTAAAAGAAATATTGCAGCCGCAATTGCAGTTGCAGATCACACTACAGAAGATACAAGTGATGACAATGACAGCGAAAAGGAGACACCATATTTGTTAGCAGCGAAGAACGGTATCATTGAATTGGTGACCAAAATTAGAGAAAAGATACCGAGTGCTATCCATAGCACCAATGCAAAGAATCAAAATGTGTTGCTTGTGGCGGTGAAAAATAGGCAACCCGAAGTTGTTCTGAAACTAAAAAAGACAACAAAAATACAAGTTTGGAATAACTTAGTTATTGGAGTGGATGATGATGAAAACACGTTGTTGCACTTGGCAGCTGAGGGTTTAAAAGGAGACAAGTCTTGGCAAATAGCTGGCTCTGCTTTACAAATGATGTGGGATATCAAGTGGTATGAG TATATAAAGACAATTGTGCCAACGCATTGCCACTTCAGAAGCAACAAGGATTCAAAAACGGCAGCTCAAATCTTCAATAAATCACACGAGGTGCTCATCCAAGAGGCTAGTCAGTGGCTGAAGGATACATCGGAATCTTGCTCTGTGGTGGCAGCTCTGGTGGCCGGTGTTTCCTTTGCCACAGCTAGTAATGTCCCCGGAGGCTATGACAACGGCCAGGCACCACTAGAGGGACAACCGGCGTTCGAGGTATTCGCCATGGCTTCTCTGGTTGGACTGTGTTTCTCCGTCACTGGACTCATAATGTTCCTTTCCATCCTGACCTCAAGAAAGGTGGCGAAGGATTTTCGAAGGAGTTTGCCACTGAAACTGCTTGCAGGGCTGAGTTCTCTGTTTGTTTCCATCATAACCATGTTTGTGTCGTTCTGCTCTGGCCATTTCTTTCTTGTTAACCATAAATACAAGTCAATCCTGTTCCCTTTATACGCTGCCACTTCCATACCCGTCGCTTTCTATGCCTTCGCTCAGTTTCCACTCTACCTTGATCTTCTCACAGCTATTCTCACTACAATTCCAACTACAAGTGATGTAGGTGAAATTCTGTGA
- the LOC107610163 gene encoding uncharacterized protein LOC107610163 isoform X2: MEGGESSGAKAPCVRKALDDHRAEKLARETLEGNWKTVTEMYEKFPGAHTQRISDDDGNTALHVAVDLDNEEVVMKLVKEIIKYEEGIEVEKKALELKNKNGDTALHIAASRGFTNICRCVIGESEKRKHLLRLENKKGETPFFLAALNWHKHCFAYLSFVLGKLIKENDVDIFILMTRGSQTDKKERKGESILHCAINRECFDLAFILAHEYAFLTRYAHNGSTPLHLLAKRPSAFQSTTKLSHCKQLLYHDAKKEKEKCNDEIKWPPLSNNSKKKEGNESQRDEHDEENASKYLEKLGIDQFFPPNYNTILEFIKSVYVHSFLIRLVHGFKEVRGTKQKHVWCDILLTELMGENAYDAFTGKGGDQPHRSISYKDDANWGFDLTEDLYNDDDLESAIRRLKEAASSSNKQEKNTFLSPSGTTRAPTDQKDDSKEGITKSGDLILKCCDCVVSNVKNVEDCERIMKPMLPQLLMKCGCGRTDCKRNIAAAIAVADHTTEDTSDDNDSEKETPYLLAAKNGIIELVTKIREKIPSAIHSTNAKNQNVLLVAVKNRQPEVVLKLKKTTKIQVWNNLVIGVDDDENTLLHLAAEGLKGDKSWQIAGSALQMMWDIKWYEYIKTIVPTHCHFRSNKDSKTAAQIFNKSHEVLIQEASQWLKDTSESCSVVAALVAGVSFATASNVPGGYDNGQAPLEGQPAFEVFAMASLVGLCFSVTGLIMFLSILTSRKVAKDFRRSLPLKLLAGLSSLFVSIITMFVSFCSGHFFLVNHKYKSILFPLYAATSIPVAFYAFAQFPLYLDLLTAILTTIPTTSDVGEIL; the protein is encoded by the exons ATGGAAGGAGGAGAGAGTAGCGGTGCAAAAGCCCCATGTGTTCGCAAAGCACTTGATGATCATAGAGCTGAGAAACTGGCTCGGGAGACATTGGAAGGCAATTGGAAGACGGTTACGGAGATGTACGAAAAATTTCCGGGGGCTCACACGCAAAGGATCAGCGACGATGACGGCAACACGGCCTTGCACGTGGCCGTCGACTTGGACAATGAAGAAGTAGTGATGAAGCTGGTGAAAGAAATAATCAAGTATGAAGAAGGAATAGAAGTAGAGAAGAAAGCCCTAGAATTGAAGAATAAAAATGGGGACACAGCTCTGCACATTGCAGCATCAAGGGGTTTTACAAACATATGCAG GTGCGTCATTGGGGAGAGTGAGAAGAGGAAGCATTTGTTGAGATTGGAGAACAAGAAAGGGGAGACGCCTTTCTTTCTAGCTGCACTCAACTGGCACAAACACTGCTTTGCTTACCTCTCTTTTGTGCTCGGAAAACTCATCAAGGAAAACGATGTTGATATTTTTATCCTCATGACTCGCGGCTCCCAAACAGACAAAAAAGAACGAAAAGGAGAGAGCATTCTTCACTGTGCCATCAACAGAGAATGTTTCG ATTTGGCTTTCATATTAGCCCATGAGTATGCTTTCCTTACTAGGTATGCCCATAATGGAAGCACTCCACTCCATCTTCTTGCCAAAAGACCCTCAGCCTTCCAAAGTACAACCAAACTTTCACACTGCAAGCAACTGCTCTATCACG ATGCtaagaaggaaaaggaaaaatgCAACGACGAGATTAAATGGCCTCCATTATCTAACAACTCAAAGAAAAAAG AGGGAAACGAGTCACAAAGGGATGAACATGACGAAGAAAACGCATCCAAGTACTTAGAAAAACTTGGAATTGATCAATTTTTTCCACCAAATTATAATACCATCCTAGAATTCATCAAATCGGTATACGTGCATTCTTTCCTTATCCGTTTGGTACACG GGTTCAAGGAGGTAAGAGGAACAAAGCAGAAGCACGTATGGTGTGATATACTCCTGACTGAACTCATGGGGGAAAACGCTTACGACGCATTCACCGGCAAGGGGGGAGATCAACCTCATCGCTCTATCTCTTATAAGGATGATGCAAATTGGGGATTTGACCTTACTGAAGATCTGTACAATGATGACGATTTAGAGTCGG CTATTCGCCGATTAAAAGAGGCTGCTTCAAGTTCGAACAAACAggaaaaaaatacatttttaagTCCAAGTGGTACAACAAGAGCTCCAACTGATCAAAAGGATGACTCAAAGGAGGGAATAACTAAATCTGGCGACTTGATTTTAAAATGTTGTGATTGCGTTGTGTCTAATGTGAAGAATGTAGAAGATTGTGAAAGAATTATGAAGCCAATGCTGCCACAATTATTGATGAAATGTGGCTGCGGTAGAACCGATTGTAAAAGAAATATTGCAGCCGCAATTGCAGTTGCAGATCACACTACAGAAGATACAAGTGATGACAATGACAGCGAAAAGGAGACACCATATTTGTTAGCAGCGAAGAACGGTATCATTGAATTGGTGACCAAAATTAGAGAAAAGATACCGAGTGCTATCCATAGCACCAATGCAAAGAATCAAAATGTGTTGCTTGTGGCGGTGAAAAATAGGCAACCCGAAGTTGTTCTGAAACTAAAAAAGACAACAAAAATACAAGTTTGGAATAACTTAGTTATTGGAGTGGATGATGATGAAAACACGTTGTTGCACTTGGCAGCTGAGGGTTTAAAAGGAGACAAGTCTTGGCAAATAGCTGGCTCTGCTTTACAAATGATGTGGGATATCAAGTGGTATGAG TATATAAAGACAATTGTGCCAACGCATTGCCACTTCAGAAGCAACAAGGATTCAAAAACGGCAGCTCAAATCTTCAATAAATCACACGAGGTGCTCATCCAAGAGGCTAGTCAGTGGCTGAAGGATACATCGGAATCTTGCTCTGTGGTGGCAGCTCTGGTGGCCGGTGTTTCCTTTGCCACAGCTAGTAATGTCCCCGGAGGCTATGACAACGGCCAGGCACCACTAGAGGGACAACCGGCGTTCGAGGTATTCGCCATGGCTTCTCTGGTTGGACTGTGTTTCTCCGTCACTGGACTCATAATGTTCCTTTCCATCCTGACCTCAAGAAAGGTGGCGAAGGATTTTCGAAGGAGTTTGCCACTGAAACTGCTTGCAGGGCTGAGTTCTCTGTTTGTTTCCATCATAACCATGTTTGTGTCGTTCTGCTCTGGCCATTTCTTTCTTGTTAACCATAAATACAAGTCAATCCTGTTCCCTTTATACGCTGCCACTTCCATACCCGTCGCTTTCTATGCCTTCGCTCAGTTTCCACTCTACCTTGATCTTCTCACAGCTATTCTCACTACAATTCCAACTACAAGTGATGTAGGTGAAATTCTGTGA
- the LOC107610163 gene encoding uncharacterized protein LOC107610163 isoform X3, protein MEGGESSGAKAPCVRKALDDHRAEKLARETLEGNWKTVTEMYEKFPGAHTQRISDDDGNTALHVAVDLDNEEVVMKLVKEIIKYEEGIEVEKKALELKNKNGDTALHIAASRGFTNICRCVIGESEKRKHLLRLENKKGETPFFLAALNWHKHCFAYLSFVLGKLIKENDVDIFILMTRGSQTDKKERKGESILHCAINRECFDLAFILAHEYAFLTRYAHNGSTPLHLLAKRPSAFQSTTKLSHCKQLLYHVIPVDAKKEKEKCNDEIKWPPLSNNSKKKEGNESQRDEHDEENASKYLEKLGIDQFFPPNYNTILEFIKSVYVHSFLIRLVHGFKEVRGTKQKHVWCDILLTELMGENAYDAFTGKGGDQPHRSISYKDDANWGFDLTEDLYNDDDLESAIRRLKEAASSSNKQEKNTFLSPSGTTRAPTDQKDDSKEGITKSGDLILKCCDCVVSNVKNVEDCERIMKPMLPQLLMKCGCGRTDCKRNIAAAIAVADHTTEDTSDDNDSEKETPYLLAAKNGIIELVTKIREKIPSAIHSTNAKNQNVLLVAVKNRQPEVVLKLKKTTKIQVWNNLVIGVDDDENTLLHLAAEGLKGDKSWQIAGSALQMMWDIKCI, encoded by the exons ATGGAAGGAGGAGAGAGTAGCGGTGCAAAAGCCCCATGTGTTCGCAAAGCACTTGATGATCATAGAGCTGAGAAACTGGCTCGGGAGACATTGGAAGGCAATTGGAAGACGGTTACGGAGATGTACGAAAAATTTCCGGGGGCTCACACGCAAAGGATCAGCGACGATGACGGCAACACGGCCTTGCACGTGGCCGTCGACTTGGACAATGAAGAAGTAGTGATGAAGCTGGTGAAAGAAATAATCAAGTATGAAGAAGGAATAGAAGTAGAGAAGAAAGCCCTAGAATTGAAGAATAAAAATGGGGACACAGCTCTGCACATTGCAGCATCAAGGGGTTTTACAAACATATGCAG GTGCGTCATTGGGGAGAGTGAGAAGAGGAAGCATTTGTTGAGATTGGAGAACAAGAAAGGGGAGACGCCTTTCTTTCTAGCTGCACTCAACTGGCACAAACACTGCTTTGCTTACCTCTCTTTTGTGCTCGGAAAACTCATCAAGGAAAACGATGTTGATATTTTTATCCTCATGACTCGCGGCTCCCAAACAGACAAAAAAGAACGAAAAGGAGAGAGCATTCTTCACTGTGCCATCAACAGAGAATGTTTCG ATTTGGCTTTCATATTAGCCCATGAGTATGCTTTCCTTACTAGGTATGCCCATAATGGAAGCACTCCACTCCATCTTCTTGCCAAAAGACCCTCAGCCTTCCAAAGTACAACCAAACTTTCACACTGCAAGCAACTGCTCTATCACG TTATACCTGTAGATGCtaagaaggaaaaggaaaaatgCAACGACGAGATTAAATGGCCTCCATTATCTAACAACTCAAAGAAAAAAG AGGGAAACGAGTCACAAAGGGATGAACATGACGAAGAAAACGCATCCAAGTACTTAGAAAAACTTGGAATTGATCAATTTTTTCCACCAAATTATAATACCATCCTAGAATTCATCAAATCGGTATACGTGCATTCTTTCCTTATCCGTTTGGTACACG GGTTCAAGGAGGTAAGAGGAACAAAGCAGAAGCACGTATGGTGTGATATACTCCTGACTGAACTCATGGGGGAAAACGCTTACGACGCATTCACCGGCAAGGGGGGAGATCAACCTCATCGCTCTATCTCTTATAAGGATGATGCAAATTGGGGATTTGACCTTACTGAAGATCTGTACAATGATGACGATTTAGAGTCGG CTATTCGCCGATTAAAAGAGGCTGCTTCAAGTTCGAACAAACAggaaaaaaatacatttttaagTCCAAGTGGTACAACAAGAGCTCCAACTGATCAAAAGGATGACTCAAAGGAGGGAATAACTAAATCTGGCGACTTGATTTTAAAATGTTGTGATTGCGTTGTGTCTAATGTGAAGAATGTAGAAGATTGTGAAAGAATTATGAAGCCAATGCTGCCACAATTATTGATGAAATGTGGCTGCGGTAGAACCGATTGTAAAAGAAATATTGCAGCCGCAATTGCAGTTGCAGATCACACTACAGAAGATACAAGTGATGACAATGACAGCGAAAAGGAGACACCATATTTGTTAGCAGCGAAGAACGGTATCATTGAATTGGTGACCAAAATTAGAGAAAAGATACCGAGTGCTATCCATAGCACCAATGCAAAGAATCAAAATGTGTTGCTTGTGGCGGTGAAAAATAGGCAACCCGAAGTTGTTCTGAAACTAAAAAAGACAACAAAAATACAAGTTTGGAATAACTTAGTTATTGGAGTGGATGATGATGAAAACACGTTGTTGCACTTGGCAGCTGAGGGTTTAAAAGGAGACAAGTCTTGGCAAATAGCTGGCTCTGCTTTACAAATGATGTGGGATATCAAGTG TATATAA